The DNA window TCGACTTCAAAACGCTGCCCCACTTGGCGCTCTTCTTCCCAGTAACCGTGATAAGCATGAAAAATCATTTTGTTGAGACGAAGAGTGTCGGATGGCATAGGCAAGCGATAAGAATGAAGCACAAACAGGCTGAGTGACAAAAACTGGGTTTTAGCGCGGGCTGAGCTTGTCGAAGCCCGATTGTTGCGCTGGGCGCTTTTCGACAGGCGCAGAGCGCAGTTTTTGCATGATTGAAACTTGTTGAACGATTTTTAAAAGCAACGCGCGAATGTATCAAACGCATGCCCGAATGTCAAGAGAAATGCCCTGTTGCTGGAATTTGCAATTGACTCACCTGCCAATTCTCACTATATTGCGCCCGCCAAAAACTAGTTCATCTCAAAAATAAAGAGATCATATGCGACTTTTATGCCTCTCGGATATTCATGGCGCAAGCGCGCCGTTCGAAAAGATTTTGCGACGTGAGCCGGAGCCGGACGCGCTGTTGATCGGCGGTGATTTCACCAACTTTGGCCCGCCGCAAGAAGCTGAGCGACTGTTGGATACCGCGTTGTTGTATTGCCCGCAGGTGTTTGCCGTCGCCGGCAATTGCGACAGTCCGGAGATCGACGAGATGTTGCTGCGCCGCGGCGTTTCACTGCACCGGCGCGGCCACGCTTTCAATGGCTTCGGATTCTTCGGCCTTTCGGCCATGCCGCCCTGGCGCGGAGACATGTATGAATTTACCGAAGAAGAGTTGCACGGCTTTTTGGCAGAGGGTCATGCACAAGCGCAGGACTTGCCGCGCTTCATTATGCTCACGCATCCGCCGCCGCATCAAACACAAGTTGACCGCAACGCTTCCGGCAAACATTTGGGCAGCACTGCAGTGCGCAAGTGGATGGATGATGTCAAGCCGGCTTTGATCATTTGCGGTCACATTCACGAAGCGCGCGGCGTTGATGAAATCAACGGCACGGTAATCGTCAACTGCGGCCCGGTGCGCAACGGCTGCTATGCCGTCGTGGACGTTGCCGAGAAGATCATAGTTGAGTTGAAGCAAGTTTAATCATTCGCAAAGAGTAAAAAGAGTAAGTGACAAGCAACAGCCCCAGTGAATCCCAGGGAACGAGTGCACAATATGTCCAAGCCGGTGATTGGTATTCAGATGCAAAAGCTGCCGGAACAGTTTTATTACCGGCTGTCCTACAAATACACTGAAGCGATTTACGCCGCCGGCGGCATTCCTGTCATGCTGCCGTTGATTGCAGAGCAGGATTATGTCGATCACATCTGGCCGTTGCTTGACGGCCTTATTTTGTCCGGTTGCCAAACGGATCTCGATCCGAAACGCTACGGCGAAGCGCCGCATGCCAAACTCGGCCCGGTGAATGAAACGCGCGATCGTTTCGATTGGATGCTGCTCGAGCGCGCGCATGCGGAGCATGTGCCGGTGTTGGGTATCTGTCGCGGCTTTCAAACACTCAACGTCTATCGCGGCGGCACGCTGATTCAAGATTTGCCCAGCCAGCAGCCTTCCGAAATCAAGCATTCCATTGAAGAGCCGCCGGAGGCTTTTGCGCACGAGGTTCGTCTCGCGCCGCAAACGGTTTTGAATCATGCCGCCGTGGAAAAAACGGCGCAGGTCAACAGTTTGCATCATCAAGCTGTTAAAAAATTGGGGAAAGGTTTGGCGCCTGTTGCCTGGGCGGAAGATGGCGTGATTGAAGCGTTCCAAAGCGAAGATCTCGCGCAGCATCACGTGGTCGGCGTGCAATGGCATCCTGAGCGCTTATGGCAAGCTGATGATTTCTCCTTGAGTATTTTCAAAAATTTCATCGCGGCGGTCGTCGCGCACAAGCAGGGTTGAATCTGCATTTTTTTGAGAGCAAGCCCGGCCACTTCAGATTTGACCGGAAAACCCAACGTGTTCAAAAAATGCTGTGACTGAAGCGGAATAGACATGAACGAAAACAGGCGCAAGGCT is part of the Cytophagia bacterium CHB2 genome and encodes:
- a CDS encoding gamma-glutamyl-gamma-aminobutyrate hydrolase family protein: MSKPVIGIQMQKLPEQFYYRLSYKYTEAIYAAGGIPVMLPLIAEQDYVDHIWPLLDGLILSGCQTDLDPKRYGEAPHAKLGPVNETRDRFDWMLLERAHAEHVPVLGICRGFQTLNVYRGGTLIQDLPSQQPSEIKHSIEEPPEAFAHEVRLAPQTVLNHAAVEKTAQVNSLHHQAVKKLGKGLAPVAWAEDGVIEAFQSEDLAQHHVVGVQWHPERLWQADDFSLSIFKNFIAAVVAHKQG
- a CDS encoding YfcE family phosphodiesterase, whose amino-acid sequence is MRLLCLSDIHGASAPFEKILRREPEPDALLIGGDFTNFGPPQEAERLLDTALLYCPQVFAVAGNCDSPEIDEMLLRRGVSLHRRGHAFNGFGFFGLSAMPPWRGDMYEFTEEELHGFLAEGHAQAQDLPRFIMLTHPPPHQTQVDRNASGKHLGSTAVRKWMDDVKPALIICGHIHEARGVDEINGTVIVNCGPVRNGCYAVVDVAEKIIVELKQV